A region from the Gammaproteobacteria bacterium genome encodes:
- the hrpA gene encoding ATP-dependent RNA helicase HrpA, which yields MSEFSGEKKDADGEPPKRVESVKKPERAESTKGAHSRCRNQLKLWQQTLPQCMLRDRYPLARRIQRFDCSKIRPELLQRLERDINASQQMLQQRRTGLPKPNYAEELPINAKRELIKSAIERNQVVIVAGETGSGKTTQIPKYCLELGRGTAALIGHTQPRRIAARTVAARIAAELNSEISHYVGFKVRFSDHVSESTYVKLMTDGILLAEIQNDRYLNSYDTIIIDEAHERSLNIDFLLGYLKLILPKRPDLKVIITSATIDTDRFSRFYHDAPVIEVSGRTYPVDVLYRPLVSLDAEKEPQEKDQYQGILDAVDELSSTYGSGHTLVFLSGEREIRDAAEALRKHHPAHTEILPLYSRLSVSEQNRVFQPGSRHRIVLATNVAETSLTVPGIKYVVDPGYARISRYSYRSKVQRLPVERISQSSANQRKGRCGRVMDGVCIRLYSEEDFAQRPEFTEPEIRRTNLAAVILQMENLKLGKVDEFPFIEGPDGRFINDGYKLLWELQAVDAARTITELGRKLVQLPIDPKLGRVLLAAKFEQCLREVLIIVSALSCQDPRDRPAEKQNAADQAHERFYDPASDFLFYTNVWQELQEQKQHLSNNKFRKFCQQHYLSYLRVKEWQDLHRQLKQNVTQMGWRLNQEPGNYAQIHRAILSGFLGSVGMKSETYAYSGQRNITFYVHPASALSRKTPKWLMAAEIVETSKLYARNVAKIEPQWLESVGGHLLKKTHSDIHWEKNSGHVVALESATLYGLPIYSAKRINYSAIDAHTCRELFIRHALVQGDWNAKFDFIQHNTALMDEIEQEEAKIRRRDILVDKAVLESFFAERIPEFVNNASNFKKWYKQSSAAKNQSLFYTRQLLIQENSIFAQQDQFPKTLQINAQVKLELQYCFSPGDENDGVTALIPAPVLDQLNPVPFEWLVPGLIKDKVVHLIKGLPKSLRKSFVPAPQFADACLQGKVNAGEPLLSYLSRELLRMTAIKIEQGDWQAEKLPQQYLMNFQVLDRQGRELARGRDLSQIKSRLSDHTQAIIDTVDQSAKEPEQVVTWDFGDLPKETCLQVQGNDVSVYPALVDRADSVIIKNFSDASQANEQHPQGVYRLYLLENRSSMKYLSRNIPRLSQLCMQYATLDSCEALRSDICQAIVKHLLFEDGKDIRTKEQFRRQSHFTNEGLQAGANELATVLQQALDAHQQIRTRLDSIKAPQPSVEDMSDQLDWLIYTGFVVETPYRWLLQLPRFLQGLTLRLGKLQQNPDHDGQRLETFLPYWHDFVELYNQQYEQGGVSSALMEYRWVLEEMRVSVFAQPLKTSMPVSYKRLERMWQVICA from the coding sequence ATGTCTGAATTCTCCGGCGAAAAGAAAGACGCTGACGGTGAACCACCTAAGCGTGTTGAAAGCGTGAAAAAGCCTGAACGAGCCGAAAGTACCAAGGGGGCGCATTCCCGGTGTCGGAATCAACTCAAATTGTGGCAACAGACGCTACCACAGTGCATGTTGCGGGATCGATACCCTTTGGCCAGGCGTATTCAACGGTTTGATTGTTCCAAAATCCGACCGGAGTTGTTGCAGCGGTTGGAGCGAGACATCAATGCTTCTCAACAAATGCTGCAACAACGTCGCACCGGCTTGCCCAAACCGAACTATGCCGAAGAACTGCCCATAAATGCAAAAAGAGAACTGATCAAGAGCGCCATAGAACGGAATCAGGTGGTCATCGTCGCCGGTGAAACCGGTTCCGGTAAGACCACCCAAATCCCCAAATACTGTCTGGAGTTAGGGCGTGGTACCGCTGCACTTATCGGACATACCCAACCCCGGCGCATTGCTGCTCGAACGGTGGCTGCGCGCATCGCAGCGGAACTCAACTCGGAAATCAGTCACTATGTCGGGTTTAAAGTACGGTTTTCGGACCATGTATCTGAGTCAACCTACGTTAAACTGATGACAGACGGGATTTTGTTGGCGGAAATACAAAATGATCGATATTTGAATAGCTACGATACCATTATCATTGATGAAGCCCATGAACGCAGTTTAAACATTGATTTTCTATTGGGCTATCTCAAGCTCATTCTACCTAAGCGTCCGGATTTAAAAGTTATCATCACCTCAGCCACTATCGACACGGATCGATTTTCCCGGTTTTATCACGATGCTCCTGTGATCGAGGTCAGTGGTCGTACTTACCCGGTGGACGTGCTCTACCGCCCCCTGGTGAGCCTGGATGCGGAAAAAGAGCCCCAGGAAAAAGATCAATACCAAGGTATCCTTGATGCGGTCGATGAACTTAGCAGTACTTATGGCTCAGGCCATACCCTGGTGTTTCTCAGCGGTGAACGGGAAATCCGGGACGCCGCGGAAGCCTTACGTAAACATCATCCGGCACATACGGAAATTCTGCCATTGTATTCCCGCTTGTCAGTCAGTGAGCAAAATCGGGTGTTTCAGCCGGGAAGTCGTCATCGCATTGTCTTGGCCACCAATGTGGCAGAAACCTCATTAACGGTGCCGGGTATAAAATATGTGGTAGACCCCGGTTATGCCCGTATTAGTCGCTACAGTTACCGAAGTAAGGTACAGCGCTTGCCCGTGGAACGGATTTCTCAGTCCAGTGCCAATCAACGCAAAGGGCGTTGCGGTCGCGTGATGGACGGTGTTTGTATCCGCCTGTACTCGGAAGAGGACTTTGCTCAACGTCCGGAATTTACCGAACCGGAAATTCGGCGTACCAATTTAGCTGCGGTAATTCTGCAAATGGAAAACCTCAAATTGGGAAAAGTGGATGAATTTCCTTTTATTGAGGGGCCGGATGGTCGTTTTATCAATGACGGTTACAAACTTTTGTGGGAACTGCAGGCCGTCGATGCCGCCAGAACAATTACGGAGTTGGGCCGTAAGCTGGTGCAGCTACCCATTGATCCCAAATTGGGACGCGTGTTATTAGCGGCAAAGTTCGAGCAGTGCCTGCGAGAGGTTTTGATCATCGTCAGCGCATTGAGTTGTCAGGATCCCAGAGATCGTCCGGCGGAAAAACAAAATGCTGCGGATCAGGCTCATGAAAGGTTTTACGATCCGGCTTCGGATTTTTTGTTCTATACCAATGTGTGGCAGGAGTTACAGGAGCAGAAACAACACTTATCCAACAATAAATTTCGCAAGTTTTGCCAGCAACACTATTTGTCTTATTTGCGGGTAAAGGAATGGCAGGACCTGCATCGACAATTGAAGCAAAATGTGACCCAAATGGGCTGGCGTTTGAATCAGGAGCCGGGAAACTATGCTCAGATACATCGTGCCATACTCAGCGGTTTCTTAGGTAGTGTAGGCATGAAATCGGAGACCTATGCTTACAGTGGTCAACGCAATATCACTTTTTATGTGCATCCGGCTTCGGCTTTAAGCAGAAAGACACCCAAATGGCTGATGGCAGCGGAGATTGTGGAAACCAGCAAACTATACGCTAGAAACGTTGCGAAAATTGAACCTCAGTGGCTGGAGTCAGTTGGCGGTCATTTATTAAAAAAGACTCATTCGGATATTCATTGGGAAAAAAACTCGGGACACGTGGTGGCCTTGGAGAGTGCCACACTGTACGGTTTGCCCATTTATTCCGCTAAGCGAATTAACTATAGCGCAATCGACGCTCATACTTGCCGCGAGTTGTTTATACGGCATGCATTGGTGCAAGGGGATTGGAATGCCAAATTCGATTTTATCCAACATAATACGGCTCTGATGGACGAAATAGAACAGGAAGAAGCCAAGATTCGCCGTCGTGATATATTGGTGGATAAAGCCGTTCTGGAAAGTTTTTTTGCTGAACGCATTCCCGAGTTTGTGAATAATGCGTCTAATTTCAAGAAATGGTACAAGCAATCTTCCGCGGCAAAAAACCAATCCTTGTTTTACACTCGTCAGTTGCTGATCCAGGAAAACTCGATTTTTGCACAACAGGACCAATTTCCCAAAACACTGCAAATAAACGCCCAGGTAAAATTGGAATTGCAGTATTGTTTTTCACCCGGTGATGAGAATGACGGCGTTACCGCGCTTATACCAGCTCCGGTACTGGACCAATTGAACCCGGTACCATTTGAGTGGTTGGTTCCCGGTTTGATAAAGGACAAAGTGGTACATCTGATCAAGGGTCTACCCAAGTCCTTGCGCAAATCGTTTGTGCCGGCACCGCAGTTTGCTGATGCTTGTTTGCAAGGTAAGGTGAATGCGGGAGAACCGTTGTTGTCTTATCTCAGCCGGGAATTGCTACGAATGACCGCTATTAAGATAGAGCAGGGTGACTGGCAAGCAGAGAAGTTACCACAGCAATACCTGATGAATTTTCAAGTGTTGGATAGACAAGGCCGCGAGTTGGCGCGGGGCAGAGATTTAAGCCAAATAAAATCCCGGTTATCCGATCACACTCAAGCCATCATCGATACCGTGGATCAATCCGCAAAGGAGCCGGAACAGGTGGTCACCTGGGATTTTGGTGATCTACCTAAGGAAACCTGCCTTCAGGTGCAAGGTAACGATGTCAGTGTATATCCTGCACTTGTGGATAGGGCCGACAGCGTCATTATAAAGAATTTCAGCGATGCATCACAGGCAAATGAGCAGCACCCTCAAGGGGTGTACCGTTTGTATTTGCTTGAAAACAGATCCTCCATGAAATACTTAAGTCGTAATATTCCCCGCTTGAGTCAATTGTGTATGCAATACGCAACTCTGGATTCCTGTGAGGCGTTGCGCAGCGATATTTGCCAGGCGATTGTAAAACATTTGTTGTTTGAGGATGGCAAGGATATAAGGACCAAAGAGCAGTTCAGGCGTCAGTCTCATTTTACCAACGAGGGTTTACAAGCCGGTGCCAACGAATTGGCTACGGTTTTGCAGCAGGCTTTGGATGCTCACCAACAAATCCGCACCCGGCTAGACTCGATCAAGGCACCACAACCATCAGTGGAGGATATGTCTGATCAGTTGGACTGGCTCATCTATACCGGTTTTGTTGTGGAAACACCTTATCGCTGGTTATTGCAACTACCTAGGTTTTTGCAGGGATTGACGCTGCGATTGGGTAAATTGCAGCAGAACCCGGATCACGATGGACAACGCTTAGAGACGTTTTTACCCTATTGGCACGATTTTGTGGAGTTATATAATCAACAGTACGAGCAGGGGGGGGTGAGTTCAGCGCTCATGGAGTATCGATGGGTCTTGGAGGAAATGAGGGTTTCTGTGTTTGCGCAACCGCTGAAAACTTCAATGCCTGTATCCTATAAACGTTTGGAGAGGATGTGGCAGGTTATATGTGCCTAG
- a CDS encoding ankyrin repeat domain-containing protein, producing the protein MPRFQYADVVKKMVYKILSYALLLSVLGGCAKDPTEFRTEIESLGFEFSASSFIERARLGESNLLTLYLNANISVDERNKDGWNALLAAAQGGHATVVRELLQHGAKGDVQLPDGTSALLLAVRNGDLSSVKSLIAAGADINAPDKNGWTPLMIAANKGEESLMRLIFNANPNVNHTDKSGYSALMHAAAKNRTMALQLLLEQGADQNLKDKQNHMSALMLACLKGYEKATLVMLQHGKVDLKARDLKYNMSPLMLAANAGLAKTVSAILDRGADVNEQTKEGITALHLASIKGHVEVVHTLLNSGANSKLETSKGVTPLQTALQENHRAVVAIITNASTH; encoded by the coding sequence ATGCCCCGGTTCCAATATGCCGATGTGGTGAAAAAAATGGTTTATAAAATACTCAGTTACGCACTATTACTATCAGTGCTGGGGGGATGCGCCAAAGACCCGACAGAATTCCGTACGGAAATCGAAAGTCTGGGTTTTGAATTCAGTGCCAGCAGCTTTATCGAACGGGCCCGTTTGGGTGAGTCCAATTTGTTGACCTTGTACCTAAATGCCAACATTTCTGTGGACGAACGCAACAAAGACGGCTGGAACGCGCTATTGGCGGCTGCTCAAGGTGGCCATGCCACAGTGGTTCGAGAATTGCTGCAACACGGTGCCAAAGGCGATGTGCAACTTCCCGACGGCACCAGCGCCCTGTTGCTGGCGGTTCGAAACGGCGACCTTTCCAGCGTAAAGTCGCTGATAGCCGCCGGTGCGGACATTAATGCCCCTGATAAAAACGGTTGGACACCGCTAATGATCGCAGCCAATAAAGGTGAAGAATCATTAATGCGGTTGATTTTTAATGCCAACCCCAATGTCAATCATACGGATAAGAGCGGTTATAGCGCTTTGATGCATGCAGCAGCAAAAAACCGCACTATGGCACTGCAACTGTTACTGGAACAAGGTGCCGATCAAAATCTCAAAGATAAGCAGAACCATATGTCTGCGCTCATGCTGGCCTGCCTCAAAGGTTATGAAAAAGCCACTCTGGTAATGTTGCAACACGGCAAGGTGGATTTAAAAGCCCGTGATCTAAAGTACAACATGAGCCCGTTGATGTTGGCGGCCAATGCCGGACTGGCAAAAACAGTAAGCGCCATTCTGGACCGAGGCGCTGATGTCAATGAACAAACCAAGGAAGGGATTACCGCTTTGCATCTCGCATCCATTAAAGGACACGTGGAAGTGGTACACACACTGCTCAATAGCGGCGCCAACTCCAAGCTGGAAACCAGCAAGGGGGTCACCCCCCTACAAACCGCATTGCAGGAAAATCACCGGGCTGTTGTCGCCATCATTACCAACGCCAGCACTCACTAA
- the sbcB gene encoding exodeoxyribonuclease I: MYWYDLETFGIDPREYRIAQFAGLRTDLDLNIVDDPLVMYCRASDDCLPDPNSCLITGITPQKANGLGMIESEFIERINEQFARPNSCVVGYNNIRFDDEFVRYTLYRNFLDPYAREWQNGNSRWDIIDMVRLTWALRPDGINWPTHDDGSPSFKLEDLTRVNHIKHEAAHDAMSDVYATIAMARLIRDKQPRLFDFVFANRSKQALGKLLNTVQAKPVVHVSAMYSSSRKCTALVLPLVPHPVNKNAVVVYDLSEDPEPLFQLSAAEIKQRLYTPASELEAAGLARIPLKLVHINKSPIVVPLSVLDEAASRRVGLDKQKCAQNRERLLAGQGLSSKMRHKLQQVYRENGFAPDADPDHGLYNGFFNDADRRKMQSIRRSTPKQLAELDCVFDDRRLPEMLFRYRARNFYESLNEDEKQQWQEHCYEKLTRASANAMTVLRYQEILRDLRRQHPGKAALLDELQAYGESLLPQLEPA, translated from the coding sequence TTGTATTGGTATGATCTGGAAACTTTCGGCATCGATCCTCGGGAGTATCGAATTGCCCAATTCGCCGGACTGCGAACCGACCTGGATCTTAACATTGTGGACGATCCTTTGGTCATGTATTGCCGTGCCTCGGATGACTGTTTACCTGACCCCAATTCCTGTCTCATCACCGGCATAACTCCGCAGAAGGCCAATGGCCTGGGGATGATAGAAAGCGAATTTATTGAACGCATAAATGAGCAATTTGCCAGACCCAACAGCTGCGTGGTGGGGTATAACAATATTCGCTTTGACGACGAGTTTGTACGCTATACCTTGTATCGCAATTTTCTCGATCCTTATGCTCGGGAGTGGCAAAACGGCAATTCGCGCTGGGATATTATCGATATGGTACGTTTGACCTGGGCCTTACGACCGGATGGGATAAATTGGCCCACGCACGACGATGGCAGTCCCAGTTTCAAGCTTGAGGATCTCACACGGGTTAACCACATTAAGCATGAAGCGGCTCATGATGCTATGTCGGATGTTTATGCCACCATTGCCATGGCTAGGCTGATACGAGATAAACAACCCCGATTGTTTGATTTTGTCTTTGCCAACCGATCCAAGCAAGCCCTGGGGAAGTTACTCAATACCGTGCAAGCGAAGCCGGTGGTTCATGTTTCCGCCATGTATTCCAGTTCACGCAAATGCACCGCTCTGGTTTTACCCTTGGTGCCCCATCCCGTCAACAAGAACGCCGTGGTGGTCTACGATCTGAGTGAAGACCCGGAGCCGTTGTTTCAGTTGAGCGCTGCTGAAATTAAGCAACGGCTCTACACACCCGCTTCGGAATTGGAAGCAGCGGGTTTGGCGCGCATTCCGCTGAAGTTGGTTCATATAAATAAGAGTCCTATTGTGGTACCTCTGTCGGTATTGGACGAAGCCGCAAGCCGGCGGGTGGGCCTGGATAAACAAAAGTGTGCACAAAATCGGGAACGCCTGTTGGCCGGTCAGGGCTTGTCATCGAAAATGCGGCACAAGTTACAGCAGGTGTACCGGGAAAATGGGTTTGCACCGGATGCCGATCCGGATCACGGTTTGTACAATGGTTTTTTCAATGATGCCGACAGGCGCAAAATGCAGAGCATCCGTCGCAGTACTCCGAAACAACTGGCGGAATTGGATTGCGTGTTTGATGACCGTCGCTTACCGGAGATGTTGTTTCGCTATCGCGCCAGAAATTTCTATGAAAGCCTAAACGAAGATGAAAAACAACAATGGCAGGAACACTGCTACGAAAAATTGACTCGAGCATCGGCAAACGCTATGACTGTTCTACGTTACCAAGAAATTTTGCGCGATTTACGCCGGCAACATCCCGGCAAGGCGGCCTTGCTGGATGAACTGCAAGCCTATGGCGAGTCGCTATTGCCCCAGCTTGAGCCGGCTTGA
- a CDS encoding YdgA family protein, with protein sequence MFRQKEKNVFREQKKSKMLPLFVLLLAGLVVFVPYYIGQVIESVYREQKQLVTNTFNIKILNEHYEKHWFYSVGELQTHLPFEPVTATMQHRITHKPIVLDPDVPWLPKLEYATINTIFSLQHPDYTQNGGNSINIRTGVPDRHYARSSVERQSLFLNGTDGKPMFSVDDLVANVLLLHEDNQITGGLTSSSLMWKDTRLSALFHNVSLGFNFLSSGDSLLTEGDLSYSSDSARITLGNTALTINNIWGYYISILDNKSVNIKKHIEFRELNNGFLVIGPGSMEVQLDKINSKAVGSIPNIVSLFLELKSQADKKTRNKTIEQLRTVLNELIPEQATLRISNLNIAMPGGSITGDLTLALPALNNTDFNQWLNSVTLDANLSMPIEEIHKYVAAASDFSGDEIQEFMDDYVADGFVVRNQDKYLALARLRNNQLSFNGKPYSFPKLMAP encoded by the coding sequence GTGTTTCGTCAAAAAGAAAAAAACGTTTTTCGTGAACAGAAAAAAAGCAAAATGCTACCGCTGTTCGTTTTGCTTCTGGCCGGGTTGGTAGTGTTTGTCCCCTACTACATCGGACAGGTCATTGAATCTGTCTACCGGGAACAAAAACAACTGGTCACCAATACGTTTAATATAAAAATACTCAACGAGCACTACGAAAAACATTGGTTTTACTCCGTCGGTGAGCTACAAACCCACCTGCCCTTTGAACCGGTCACAGCAACCATGCAACACCGCATCACCCATAAGCCCATTGTTCTTGACCCGGATGTACCCTGGTTACCCAAACTGGAATACGCCACGATAAATACCATTTTCTCTCTGCAACATCCGGACTACACACAAAACGGTGGCAACTCCATCAACATCCGCACAGGCGTGCCCGACCGTCACTACGCGCGTAGCAGCGTTGAGCGTCAATCCCTGTTTTTAAACGGCACAGATGGTAAACCCATGTTCAGTGTCGATGATTTAGTGGCCAATGTTTTATTGTTACATGAAGACAATCAAATCACCGGTGGTTTAACCAGCTCATCGCTTATGTGGAAAGATACTCGGCTATCCGCCTTGTTTCATAATGTCAGCTTGGGCTTTAACTTCTTATCCAGCGGCGATAGTCTTCTCACCGAAGGAGACCTGTCTTACTCCAGCGACAGCGCCAGAATCACACTGGGTAACACGGCACTCACCATCAATAATATTTGGGGGTATTACATTTCCATACTGGACAATAAAAGCGTCAATATTAAAAAGCATATTGAATTTAGAGAACTCAATAACGGCTTTTTGGTTATCGGCCCCGGCTCAATGGAAGTGCAATTGGATAAGATTAACAGCAAGGCGGTAGGTTCCATACCCAACATTGTATCGTTGTTCCTGGAGCTAAAATCTCAAGCTGATAAGAAAACCCGTAATAAAACCATCGAACAACTTAGAACGGTGCTGAACGAGTTAATACCGGAACAAGCTACTCTGCGAATCAGCAATCTCAACATCGCCATGCCGGGCGGCTCCATAACCGGTGATTTGACCCTGGCGCTGCCGGCATTAAACAACACCGACTTCAACCAGTGGCTGAACTCCGTTACTCTGGATGCCAATCTGTCCATGCCAATCGAGGAAATTCACAAATATGTGGCCGCCGCAAGCGATTTCAGCGGCGACGAAATCCAGGAATTTATGGACGATTATGTGGCCGATGGCTTTGTGGTGCGTAACCAGGACAAGTATTTGGCCTTGGCGCGATTACGCAACAATCAACTCAGTTTTAATGGCAAGCCCTACAGTTTTCCGAAACTCATGGCACCTTAA
- a CDS encoding DUF4124 domain-containing protein, whose translation MQTLLNQPFKAAMKNHHLITTIVLLALSTPVLAGNIVKCVNPKTGKITFTDKPCNAKQKTERIRLTKEPLASEKQERHYAVAEINNLTKQADKQCSDQYVDRFRSENPKLRVKPAVEFPSILERSINRDAVHIILEGTAKYTEADKLINTDLKCTASKRSGDSDWQIVLKNTAQFATAIVKKKTDKAKISEKDAKELGSLWK comes from the coding sequence GTGCAAACTTTGTTAAACCAACCGTTTAAAGCCGCCATGAAAAACCATCACTTAATTACCACAATCGTTTTACTGGCTTTATCCACGCCCGTCTTAGCCGGTAACATCGTCAAGTGTGTGAACCCTAAAACGGGTAAAATCACTTTTACAGACAAACCCTGTAATGCAAAGCAGAAAACCGAACGAATAAGACTTACGAAAGAACCCTTGGCCAGCGAAAAACAAGAACGCCACTATGCGGTTGCGGAGATTAACAATCTCACCAAACAAGCTGACAAGCAGTGTTCTGACCAATATGTAGACCGATTTCGAAGTGAAAATCCCAAATTGCGGGTCAAACCCGCGGTTGAGTTTCCTTCCATTTTGGAGCGCAGCATTAACCGTGATGCGGTTCACATCATTCTGGAAGGCACCGCCAAATACACCGAAGCGGATAAATTGATCAATACCGATTTAAAATGCACGGCATCCAAACGCAGCGGTGATTCCGACTGGCAGATTGTACTCAAAAATACCGCTCAGTTTGCCACCGCGATTGTGAAAAAGAAAACCGACAAAGCGAAAATTTCGGAGAAAGACGCCAAGGAACTGGGTAGTCTTTGGAAATAA